One genomic segment of Primulina tabacum isolate GXHZ01 chromosome 9, ASM2559414v2, whole genome shotgun sequence includes these proteins:
- the LOC142556426 gene encoding putative glutathione S-transferase — MAEVKLLGSWRSRYSRRVEWALKLKGVEYEFIEEDVSNKSPLLLQSNPVHKKIPVLLHNGKPIAESLVIIEYIDETWENGPPILPKSPYDRAVARFWARFLDEKCLPAFSTACLVSGEEQVKAKEEAEESLKVLDNELKGKKFFGGDGIGFVDIVGNVIAYWYVIIQELVGIELITKEKFPNLCAWIDEYVNSSFVKEHLPDREKLADSLRARFQKTK, encoded by the exons ATGGCAGAAGTGAAGCTCCTTGGTTCTTGGCGCAGCCGATATAGCAGGAGAGTGGAATGGGCGCTGAAACTGAAAGGAGTAGAATATGAATTCATAGAAGAAGATGTAAGCAACAAGTCCCCTCTACTTCTTCAATCCAATCCAGTCCACAAAAAGATTCCTGTTCTGCTACATAATGGCAAGCCAATCGCCGAGTCATTGGTGATCATTGAATACATCGATGAAACTTGGGAAAATGGCCCGCCCATCTTGCCGAAAAGTCCTTATGACAGAGCCGTGGCGCGTTTCTGGGCTAGATTCTTGGATGAGAAG TGCTTGCCAGCATTTAGCACGGCTTGTTTGGTTTCAGGGGAGGAGCAAGTGAAAGCCAAGGAAGAAGCAGAGGAATCGCTTAAAGTTCTTGACAATGAACTAAAAGGCAAGAAATTCTTCGGGGGAGATGGCATTGGATTTGTCGATATTGTTGGCAATGTCATCGCCTATTGGTATGTGATTATTCAGGAATTGGTGGGAATCGAATTAATAACCAAAGAGAAGTTTCCGAATTTGTGTGCATGGATTGACGAGTACGTCAACTCGAGCTTTGTTAAGGAACATCTGCCTGATCGGGAGAAATTGGCCGATAGTTTACGGGCTCGGTTTCAAAAGACCAAGTGA